The genomic window aaggaaaaagcacGTCACAAAATTCCTCCACCTGCTCCTAAAATCCTCAGCTGGAACCAGGCTGTGGAGAGGCCCAGCCCTCCCTGGCTCTGCGGTGCGAGGGGTGTTGGGAGTCCCCAACGCTGGTGATGCCCGTGGCCACCAATGTGGTGTGAAGCCAGCCCTAGCTGCTTGTGGCCAAGCTCAGAGATGCCAGAACCCTGTACTTAAATATTTCTACTCCACCCAGAACTAGCTTGGGTAAAGCCTCAGGCGGTGGGCAGACATTCACAGCctccaagagaggaaaaaacccaagtggGGTCCTACCCTGCACCTGTCAAACGTCCAGGGAAGCCGGTGGGTCCtctggggggaccccagcccaCTCGGTGAGCAGATGGGGACGGCGGCCACAGAGGAAATAGCTGTTTTCTGGCAGACCTGGAGACCGGTGGCCAGCGCAGGGAGGAAGGGGCCTCTGAGCTTGCCCCTCGGGAGCTCCTCGCCATGTGTGGTGGCTCTGTTCCCAGGCTGAGCTCTCATTTCCTATCGGAAACAACCACATCTCCTTTCCCTTCAGCTCCCGCTGGAGCTGTCCGGCACCGCACGCCGTGCTGCCGCTCCCCCCCCAGCTCGCTCCTGCGGGTGGGCTGTTCTCACTGGGGACAGACACACAGGGTCGAGGCACTTGTGAAGGAAGAACCCCAAAGACAATAAAAAGGCAATAAAGGAGCTTCCTTGGGACTTTTAGGGGTTTATAATGTTTGTGCCATGTCCTGTTTCACTCCTTTTTTATTCCCCTGTGAGGGAAACTGCCAGGGCTGGCTGTCTCATAGTGGCCAAATTAATCTTTGAGCACCTCATTAGGACCCTGCCAGGGCAGATAATGACGCCTGAGTTAAGCATCTGCAACTGGGGATGGAGAAGACTCGCCCAAAACTGGGcaaggggggggtgtgtgtgtgtctcctcCCGGGAGCATCCCAAGGGACAAGCGTCCAACCCCTTCCGCAGGCTGCAGCGGAGCCCTCGAAGGGGCTGCCCCCACCTACAGGTTTGCCaagcccccctccccctccctctccctccacctTGTGCACGCAGGAGGGTGCATGCGGGGCTTTTTGCCAGCCTCTCCCCTCCATTGGCAAAGCCACCTCATTGAGCAAGAGGGGCCTGACGAGATTTCCGTGAACAAACTTCCTGCAGGGAGCAAAGGGCAGCGGGATCGTGTCCCTGCCCGACCACCACCTCCTGGGGAAGATTTAAACGGTGAAGGGACCGCTAACGGCGGccgtggggaggaggaggagggcaaaCCTGTGCTGAAGGAGGTACCTGGGTGCGGAGTGAGGTGTGGGGTGCACGATGGGGTGTGGGACATCCTTGGAAGAGGATGTCAGTGCTTCTTGTGCTGCTGCATCCCATACGCTGGCCCTCAGCAGGCCAGGAGCTGGCCTGGTCCTTCAGCTTCCTCACTCTGCCTGCAGACGATGGCAGCCACCACAGTGACTGACTCTGGGGGTGTGAGGATCATCACAGAGGTTATCCCGGCCACAGACCCTCGAGCGGCCCAGCTGACCTCCAGTTCCAGGCCGTCCACACCCGCCGGGGCATCGTTTCAAGTCAAAATCTTCAGAAGGGCTCAGCCAAAGGCGCTGGGGGTGAGACACGGCGTCTTGGAGGGACGGGGCACCTTGGAGGCAAAGTGGGGACTGAATATCCCCAGGGACTGTCCTGCCAGGGCGTGGTGTGACAGTGGGAGCGGGGTGGAACACAGCTAACAGCAACGGTGATATCCACCCTTTGCTGGTGCTGGCACACAGGCAGAGCTTTGGGCCAAGAGTGACCAGTGGGATTGCTCTCCCCCATCCTTCCCCAGACCATCCACATCTTCACCGGGATCATCCACATCTGCTTCGGGATCATCCTGACAGTGTCAGAACACAGGACCCCTTCCCTGCCTGTGGCCAGCGGGATCCTCTTTTGGCTCGGGCTCTTGGTAAGTAGGGACATGCCTGGCCTTCACCCTCTCACCATCCGATGAGGACTGGGGGATCTCAGTGGACTGGGGACCAGATCCCATCACCAGGGCCTCCTCTTACACCCAAATCTTCTGGCTGTCCCCTTTGGGGATAGAGGGAGTGTGCATGAAGCTCTGAAGACCGATTTGCAGCCGAAGGGGCAAGGGGATGTGTGGGATGGGTGTCTTGTTGCTGACACccttcttcctctgttttccGAGCAGCTCTTGGTCTCAGGCTCTCTCCTGGTGGAAAGTGAAAAAAGAGAGAACATCTTGCTGGTAAGGGGGTCCCCTGCGGCCAGGCTGGAAGGGGCAAAGTGTCCCCCCATTGCTTCTGCCCATTCCGGAAGCTGGTgggacccccctgcagcccagatTTACCCCGCAGGGGCTAGAGTGAGGCACCCAAGGCCTGTCTCACCCTCGGGAGGTCCCCAGCTCTCTCCCCATCACAATCCTTCATGCTTCAGGGCCTCCACAAGACACTTGGGGCCTGCTGAAGTCCTTCTCTGATGATGGGGACAAAAGGTGTCACGGAGGATGGCTGCCCTGGGTGGCTTCTCCAGGAATATATGTGTCCTGAATTGAATAATCCAGCTCAGAGGCCCCCTGCTCAGACAGGTCAAACAGAAAGCACCAGGCAGCCTCTTCAGCTCTGTGGCACCTCGCAGGGGGTCTCTGGCAGGGTGGGCATCATGCTGTCACCTGCACAGCTCCTGGCTGGAGCAGAAggaacagagctgctgctggttcACGTGAGGTGACCCCCACAGGTGAAGACCTGCTGCATCATCAACATGGGGGTCATTCTGAGCACGCTGGTGGCCACTCTTGTCCACACCACGGCCATCACTCGCGACGTCCCCGGCTGCGAGACCAACATGCCGTTCCAGCTGAAACCTGAGTGGTGCTTCAACCTGGAGACCAAGGTAGAGCCTCATGGTCCTGCTCAGGCAGTGGGTCTGATTGCCCGTGCAGGGGTGGGGATGAGGGACACCGCAGGATCCTTCCGCTCTCCTTCTCGCAGATGCTGAGCAATGGGCTGGATTCCATACTCGTCATATTCAGCCTCCTGGAGTTCTGCACAGCCGTGGCGGTCCTGGCCTTTGGCTACGACGCCATCAAGCAGCACAAGTACACAAACATGGTGAGGGGGGCTGGGCCCATTGCGGGGCCTCGTCACAGCCCAGAGCCCTGGGGAGGCCTGGGGCACTAGCTCCGGCATTTCGGCGGGTGCAGGGCAGCGTTATCCCCCCTCTTCTTTCCTCCGAGGGGCCACCCCAAGCCGGTGACCCACGGGGGTCTCTCTCTGTGACCCCAAAAGCagaattttcccctttttcctctccCAGGTGCTGTAGCCATGGCCAAGCCTGCAGCTGTCCCCTGCTAAGAACCACCGcatgccccagccctgctgccagagCCCAGAAGGGCCTCCCTGGTGTCCGATGGTGGAGCTGGCCAGAGCCCGAGAGGCCTCCACATCCCGGCCCCGGGAAGGAGGCTGCTCCCCTCTGTGTGTTTGGCCCCCAGTAAaggcctctccccccagcccaggcCACGCATCTTTCCGGGGCTCGCtcagggggcgggggggcctcACCGAGCCCCCACACAgggtgggattgggggggggggtgtcggtgcaGGGCCTTCGCCCGGCGTCGTCAGGGAGGAGGGAAGCTGTTGCCCGACACTAAGATGGCGgtcggggggaaggggggggggggcgcctcGGCGTCGCCTCGTTTCCTCTCTGAGCATGCGCGCGGCCGTGCCGGCGCGTCGCGCCTCTGACGTCATCACACGGCGCCGTCGGGGAAGCGGCCGCGTGGAGAATGAAGGGGGAgtgcggggcggccccggccccgggtcCAGGCCCCGAGCAGCccagcggggcggccccggctccggccccggcccgaCGGCGCCGAAAAGCCAAGAAACGAAAAGAGGCGGCGGCAGCCATCCCGCGGGGCAGGCCCAAGTCGGGGCGGGTGTGGAAGGACCCCGGGAAGAAGAGGTGAGAGCGGGAGGGAGGGTCAGGCCTCAGGCGGGGGTCTCTGGTGGAGGCGGCGCTGTTTGGGGGGTTCTGAAGCTTGGGGGGGAGGCTCTGCGGGTGCTTTACGCCGAGAGTCTGGGCGGGACAGGGCCGTTTTGGGGGTGGGTTGGCTCGggaggggtgtgggaggggcagGGCTGCCTTGATGGGGCCATGGGGGTGGTTTGTAAGGGGACGCGGGAGCTGTGTGTAGATTTTAGGAAGGACCCAGAGGGGACGGGGCTGCTCTAGGGGAGCCCTGAGCTGAGGGGAAGATTTAGAGGGGATGCGAGggcgtggggctgctgtgggAGGCTTtgaactgggggagtttcacagAGTTCTGGCCTGAGGAGTTTCTGGAGAGGAGCCGGAGCAGGCGAGGCTGTGTGGGGTTTCTGCAAGCCATGGGGAACTCAGTTCTGCCTCCAGCTGCTAacgcagcctgtctgcctgcccaGGTTCTCACACATGATCCAGGACAAGGCCCTTCGCACCTCCTGGGCACGGAAAATGAAGGAACGGCAGGAGAGGAAGATCGTCCAGGACCTGGCACGGCAACTGCaggaggggaagcagagagagagagaggtaacGGTGCTTGAGAGCTGCACCTGACACTTGGGACCCTCCAGGCAGTGTCACCCGGCCCCCTCTGTGCCTGCTGTCCCAGCCCTTGTCTGCAGCTACCCGCTCCCTTCACTGTGGCAAGCTCAGGGCTGCGTTGTAGGGTCAGGCAGTGACCAGAGACTTTTCCACCTCCCTCCATACATGATCCTGTGTGTGTTGGCAGCCGGGACAGTGAATTCCCTGTCGTTGTGCCAAATCCAGGCTGCAGCGGTCACATGCTGCAAGTCACTGACATGGAATAAACTCGTTCAGTCAGTTCAAGCCTTGTGCCGCGAGGGCTGACTTGGCTTTATGCCGCAGATTTTATGCTTGGGCAAGTGGAACTCATGGTGCCATagccctgcagctccctgacTGGGGTGGACATTGGCTATGGGTTGATGCTGGTTTGGGTTTAAGCccagaggaagggagggagggattcACAGGGAACACTTTTGCTCCTGTAGGAGAAGAAACGGCGACGGGAGGAGAACCTGAAGCGGCGCCTGGAGAATGAGCGGAAGGCAGAAATTGTTCAAGTGGTGAGTTGTGGCCCCACCATGGGCTGGGGACACCGCGGTGGCCTGGCAGAGCCAGTAGCCTTCAGATCCTAGGCACTGGTGTCTAGTTTGTTCCAATTCCGCTCCCTGGCTCCTCTgaagcactgggaggactggggaaGTCCAGCCGAAGCCAGCTGCACCAGGAGGGTGATTCCTCAGCCAAGCAGGGGGGGGACAACTTCTCAAAAACCAGGGAGGGGGTCACTTTGTGGATTGCTGCCACGCGAGGCAACAGAGCAGGGCAAATGACGTCAATGGGAATCCAGGCACATGGGGCTTTCCTGCAGGGAAGTCGGAGCTTTTCCATCTGGAAGAGACTTGGGAGCTTGGGGTGGATGGGAAGAGCTGGGCAGCCATGCCATGGTGGTGAGGATGTGGTTAACCTGTCCCCTCCGACACCAGAGCTGGGGCAACTTGGAGATGCTCCTGGGGAGGAGTTTTAGGATAAATCTGATCAGGA from Athene noctua chromosome 14, bAthNoc1.hap1.1, whole genome shotgun sequence includes these protein-coding regions:
- the LOC141966085 gene encoding membrane-spanning 4-domains subfamily A member 15-like; this translates as MAATTVTDSGGVRIITEVIPATDPRAAQLTSSSRPSTPAGASFQVKIFRRAQPKALGTIHIFTGIIHICFGIILTVSEHRTPSLPVASGILFWLGLLLLVSGSLLVESEKRENILLVKTCCIINMGVILSTLVATLVHTTAITRDVPGCETNMPFQLKPEWCFNLETKMLSNGLDSILVIFSLLEFCTAVAVLAFGYDAIKQHKYTNMVL
- the CCDC86 gene encoding coiled-coil domain-containing protein 86, producing the protein MKGECGAAPAPGPGPEQPSGAAPAPAPARRRRKAKKRKEAAAAIPRGRPKSGRVWKDPGKKRFSHMIQDKALRTSWARKMKERQERKIVQDLARQLQEGKQREREEKKRRREENLKRRLENERKAEIVQVIRNPLKLKRAKKKQLRRVEKRDTLALLQKTPVRRKPAME